From Rutidosis leptorrhynchoides isolate AG116_Rl617_1_P2 chromosome 3, CSIRO_AGI_Rlap_v1, whole genome shotgun sequence, a single genomic window includes:
- the LOC139896067 gene encoding probable aquaporin PIP2-2 codes for MGKDIEVGSHEYGAKDYQDPPPSPLFDSDELTKWSFYRAIIAEFVATLLFLYITVLTVIGYKSEVDPAHSTDKCGGVGILGIAWAFGGMIFVLVYCTAGISGGHINPAVTFGLFLARKVTLPRAFMYMVAQCLGAICGCGLVKAFQKSYYTNYGGGANELADGYSKGTGLGAEIIGTFVLVYTVFSATDPKRNARDSHVPVLAPLPIGFAVFMVHLATIPITGTGINPARSFGAAVIYGKEKAWDDQWLFWVGPMIGAAIAAIYHQYILRAGAVKALGSFRSNA; via the exons ATGGGCAAAGACATTGAAGTTGGTAGTCACGAGTACGGTGCAAAAGATTACCAAGACCCACCACCTTCACCCTTGTTTGACTCAGATGAACTAACCAAATGGTCTTTTTATAGAGCCATCATTGCTGAATTCGTTGCCACCCTTTTGTTCCTATACATCACCGTCTTGACCGTTATCGGTTACAAGTCCGAAGTGGACCCTGCCCACAGTACTGACAAGTGCGGTGGTGTTGGAATCCTAGGTATCGCTTGGGCCTTCGGTGGCATGATATTCGTCCTTGTTTACTGCACTGCTGGTATCTCAGGAGGACATATTAACCCTGCGGTTACGTTCGGGTTGTTTTTGGCTAGGAAGGTGACGCTCCCTAGGGCGTTTATGTACATGGTGGCTCAATGTTTGGGTGCCATCTGTGGGTGTGGTCTTGTTAAGGCTTTCCAAAAGAGTTATTATACTAATTATGGTGGTGGTGCTAATGAGCTTGCTGATGGTTATAGTAAAGGGACTGGTTTGGGTGCTGAAATCATTGGTACATTTGTTCTTGTTTACACCGTCTTCTCGGCCACTGACCCTAAAAGAAATGCACGCGATTCCCATGTCCCG GTTTTGGCACCATTGCCTATTGGATTCGCTGTGTTCATGGTTCACTTGGCTACCATCCCAATCACTGGCACTGGAATCAACCCGGCTCGTAGTTTTGGTGCTGCTGTCATCTACGGAAAAGAAAAGGCTTGGGATGATCAA TGGTTGTTCTGGGTGGGACCGATGATTGGAGCCGCAATCGCTGCCATATATCACCAATATATTTTGAGAGCAGGGGCAGTTAAAGCTCTTGGATCCTTCAGGAGCAATGCCTAG
- the LOC139896068 gene encoding V-type proton ATPase subunit G1-like — protein sequence MEDYRRQGGIQQLLVAEQEARQIVNAARTAKMNRLKQAKDEAEEEVAKYRVHMEKEHQKTISESHGFSGVNVKRLDEETATKIDQLKKQASKVSPEVVKMLMTQVTSVKV from the exons ATGGAGGATTATAGAAGACAAGGTGGAATTCAGCAATTACTAGTTGCTGAACAAGAAGCTCGACAAATCGTCAATGCTGCAAGAActg CTAAAATGAATAGGCTTAAACAAGCTAAAGATGAAGCTGAAGAAGAAGTAGCCAAATATCGAGTCCATATGGAAAAAGAACACCAAAAAACAATCTCAGAG TCACATGGCTTTTCTGGAGTTAATGTGAAGCGGCTCGATGAAGAAACTGCAACAAAGATCGATCAGTTGAAAAAACAAGCTTCAAAAGTTTCTCCAGAAGTTGTTAAGATGCTCATGACCCAAGTTACATCTGTCAAGGTTTGA
- the LOC139896069 gene encoding putative serine/threonine-protein kinase isoform X1 — translation MKALAQCFCLRPDENVVHKNEKGGGSGTKFRLFSYNELKVATDGFSSKNKVGEGGFASVYKGRLNDGTIVAIKVLSIELESMRGEREFITEIITLSEVQHENLVNLHGCCVEGAKRCLVYDYMENNSLANRFLDGEQNRYSFSWIMRKNVSLGVAKALSYLHEEISPHIVHRDIKASNVLLDHNFNPKVADFGLARLFQDGTSHISTRVAGTLGYLSPEYAISGHLTRKSDVYSFGVLLLEIITGRSVVDFDMEHGERFLVDKTWDMYNRERLVELVDPVLSKGSNGLLRIEAVRFMKVGLLCVQETSKLRPKMSAAIKMLTGETNVDGIKISQPGFVADLMDVKIGNKKSSQSL, via the exons ATGAAAGCCTTGGCACAATGTTTCTGCTTACGCCCAGATGAAAATGTGGTCCACAAGAATGAAAAAG GTGGAGGGAGTGGTACAAAGTTTAGGTTATTTTCTTACAATGAATTGAAAGTTGCTACTGATGGTTTCAGTTCCAAGAACAAAGTTGGAGAGGGAGGATTTGCCTCTGTTTATAAG GGCAGACTCAACGATGGGACCATCGTGGCAATAAAAGTGCTGTCCATTGAACTCGAATCAATGAGGGGCGAGCGTGAGTTCATTACCGAAATCATAACATTATCTGAGGTACAACATGAAAATCTTGTAAATCTTCATGGGTGTTGTGTTGAAGGAGCAAAGAGATGTTTGGTATATGATTACATGGAAAACAATAGTTTGGCAAATCGATTTCTTG ACGGTGAGCAAAACAGGTACAGTTTTAGTTGGATAATGAGGAAGAATGTTTCGTTAGGAGTAGCCAAAGCATTATCATATCTTCATGAAGAGATATCTCCACATATTGTTCATAGAGATATTAAAGCAAGCAATGTACTTTTAGATCACAACTTTAATCCTAAAGTTGCGGATTTCGGACTTGCTAGATTATTTCAAGACGGCACGTCTCATATTAGTACTCGTGTTGCAGGGACATT AGGGTATCTTTCTCCAGAGTATGCAATTAGTGGACATTTAACTCGAAAATCTGATGTTTATAGCTTTGGTGTACTACTTCTTGAAATCATCACTGGACGATCAGTTGTTGATTTCGATATGGAACATGGAGAACGTTTCTTGGTTGATAAG ACATGGGATATGTATAATCGTGAGCGTTTAGTGGAGTTAGTTGACCCCGTATTATCAAAAGGGAGTAACGGATTGTTAAGAATAGAAGCAGTGCGATTCATGAAGGTTGGGTTATTATGCGTTCAAGAAACTTCAAAACTTAGGCCGAAAATGTCTGCAGCTATAAAAATGTTGACTGGCGAAACTAATGTGGATGGAATAAAGATTTCACAACCGGGGTTCGTTGCAGATCTTATGGATGTTAAGATTGGAAATAAAAAGTCGAGTCAAAGTTTGTGA
- the LOC139896069 gene encoding putative serine/threonine-protein kinase isoform X2: protein MVSVPRTKLEREDLPLFIRLNDGTIVAIKVLSIELESMRGEREFITEIITLSEVQHENLVNLHGCCVEGAKRCLVYDYMENNSLANRFLDGEQNRYSFSWIMRKNVSLGVAKALSYLHEEISPHIVHRDIKASNVLLDHNFNPKVADFGLARLFQDGTSHISTRVAGTLGYLSPEYAISGHLTRKSDVYSFGVLLLEIITGRSVVDFDMEHGERFLVDKTWDMYNRERLVELVDPVLSKGSNGLLRIEAVRFMKVGLLCVQETSKLRPKMSAAIKMLTGETNVDGIKISQPGFVADLMDVKIGNKKSSQSL, encoded by the exons ATGGTTTCAGTTCCAAGAACAAAGTTGGAGAGGGAGGATTTGCCTCTGTTTATAAG ACTCAACGATGGGACCATCGTGGCAATAAAAGTGCTGTCCATTGAACTCGAATCAATGAGGGGCGAGCGTGAGTTCATTACCGAAATCATAACATTATCTGAGGTACAACATGAAAATCTTGTAAATCTTCATGGGTGTTGTGTTGAAGGAGCAAAGAGATGTTTGGTATATGATTACATGGAAAACAATAGTTTGGCAAATCGATTTCTTG ACGGTGAGCAAAACAGGTACAGTTTTAGTTGGATAATGAGGAAGAATGTTTCGTTAGGAGTAGCCAAAGCATTATCATATCTTCATGAAGAGATATCTCCACATATTGTTCATAGAGATATTAAAGCAAGCAATGTACTTTTAGATCACAACTTTAATCCTAAAGTTGCGGATTTCGGACTTGCTAGATTATTTCAAGACGGCACGTCTCATATTAGTACTCGTGTTGCAGGGACATT AGGGTATCTTTCTCCAGAGTATGCAATTAGTGGACATTTAACTCGAAAATCTGATGTTTATAGCTTTGGTGTACTACTTCTTGAAATCATCACTGGACGATCAGTTGTTGATTTCGATATGGAACATGGAGAACGTTTCTTGGTTGATAAG ACATGGGATATGTATAATCGTGAGCGTTTAGTGGAGTTAGTTGACCCCGTATTATCAAAAGGGAGTAACGGATTGTTAAGAATAGAAGCAGTGCGATTCATGAAGGTTGGGTTATTATGCGTTCAAGAAACTTCAAAACTTAGGCCGAAAATGTCTGCAGCTATAAAAATGTTGACTGGCGAAACTAATGTGGATGGAATAAAGATTTCACAACCGGGGTTCGTTGCAGATCTTATGGATGTTAAGATTGGAAATAAAAAGTCGAGTCAAAGTTTGTGA
- the LOC139899952 gene encoding secreted RxLR effector protein 161-like encodes MEAVIRIIRYLKKTADHGVVFTRNGHLKTQIYTDASWAGEKEDKKSTSGFFTLVGGNLVAWRTKKQKVVSLSSAESEFRGIAKGVVEALWIKKLLTEIGFPPNEAIQILCDNEAAIAISENPVQHDLTKHVKIDRHFIREKLDDEIISLPSVRSEDQLADILTKSVNGRLFNEVLGIRL; translated from the exons ATGGAAGCTGTGATCAGAATCATTAGATACTTAAAGAAAACAGCAGATCATGGAGTTGTTTTCACAAGAAACGGGCACCTAAAGACTCAGATTTACACTGATGCAAGCTGGGCTGGAGAAAAAGAGGACAAAAAATCTACATCGGGATTCTTCACTCTCGTTGGGGGTAATTTGGTGGCATGGAGGactaagaaacaaaaggttgtctcACTTTCAAGTGCTGAGTCAGAATTTAGAGGAATAGCAAAAGGGGTAGTTGAAGCTCTATGGATTAAAAAGTTGCTAACAGAGATCGGTTTTCCTCCAAATGAAGCTATTCAAATCTTGTGTGACAACGAAGCTGCAATTGCCATATCGGAGAACCCTGTTCAACATGACCTTACCAAACATGTgaaaatagatcgacattttattcGAGAAAAACTAGATGATGAAATCATTTCCCTTCCATCTGTCAGATCAGAAGATCAACTAGCCGATATTCTTACCAAGTCAGTCAACGGGAGATTATTCAACGAAGTTTTGG GGATCAGATTGTAA